A window of the Henckelia pumila isolate YLH828 chromosome 3, ASM3356847v2, whole genome shotgun sequence genome harbors these coding sequences:
- the LOC140890936 gene encoding nucleolar complex-associated protein 3 translates to MGKKKQKTVLPPELPPEVPDEEIQVSDEDLQFINENLEYAGFVSKLDTHSITKHVSRVADANEGALEALYEKRLRKKLKNKEKDESELEVDPVDVLPVKTLDGELYYRRVKKDSKRDDAESKEAEITGVLKLTKAEKRAKLKKLRKEAKKQSKEEVWQAPQAEVLDEVQKDLSAEETRDMKKYKLAELGTAILADPESNIKSLKEMLEISKDGDGVIVVLALKSVLAVFKNIIPGYRIRLPTEKEQEMKVSKAVKKMRFYESTLLSALKAYIQKLVALQQQSVYKRVAANCLCTLLAAVPHFNFRESLLAAVVSNISSQDDVVRKFSCSTVKSLFINAGKHGGEVTVEAVKLIAELVKAHNCLLHPDSIEVFMSLSFDEDLGKPEKSDADSRSKGKKSRKRKGVDESNQMPDNERKKTRKETMSKTREEVNADFKAASFAQDPQEKRRMQSETLSALFQTFFRILKHSVRPVTEATLVPGGFGSHPLLAPCLNGIGKFSHLIDLDFMSDLMNFLRKLAGNSSKIGDSSKNSFQFSVSERLRCCIVAFKVMRNNLDALNVDLQDFFTQFYNLMLEYRPGRDEGEVLAEALKIMLCDDRQHDMQRAAAFIKRLATFSLCFGSAESMAALVTIKLLLQKNVKCRNLLENDAGGGSVAGAIAKYQPHATDPNRSGALASVLWELNLLTKHYHPAVATMSSNISNMSSSNNLVYHHVSPQQAYAELSLENKSIMPSGDTKRVNNKKRKAIDHIPVKSAFDHDLMDPIAENEVRKKLSEHFLLLRDIEESERLKSELDQTTLCLNLYESYKKQKRKARSRAR, encoded by the exons ATGGGGAAGAAAAAGCAGAAGACAGTTCTACCGCCGGAGCTGCCACCGGAGGTTCCGGACGAAGAAATCCAAGTTTCGGATGAGGACTTACAGTTCATCAACGAGAATTTAGAATACGCTGGTTTCGTTTCCAAATTAGACACGCATTCTATCACCAA gcaTGTTTCACGGGTGGCTGATGCTAATGAGGGAGCTCTAGAGGCTTTGTATGAGAAACGGTTGAGGaagaaattgaaaaataaagagAAAGACGAGAGTGAACTCGAGGTGGATCCAGTTGACGTGCTCCCGGTGAAAACTTTAGATGGAGAACTCTACTATCGAAGAG TTAAGAAGGATTCGAAAAGGGATGACGCCGAATCGAAAGAAGCTGAAATTACTGGTGTTTTGAAGCTGACCAAAGCGGAAAAGCGTGCGAAGCTTAAGAAATTGAGAAAAGAGGCAAAGAAGCAATCGAAAGAGGAAGTGTGGCAAGCACCCCAAGCCGAAGTGTTG GATGAGGTACAAAAAGATCTTTCCGCTGAAGAAACCAGAgatatgaagaaatataaacTTGCAGAGTTGGGAACAGCCATACTTGCAGATCCAGAATCCAATATTAAGTCTCTGAAGGAGATGCTGGAAATTTCCAAGGATGGAGATGGTGTCATTGTCGTACTTGCTTTAAAATCTGTATTGGCTGTTTTCAAAAACATCATTCCAGG CTACCGGATCCGGTTGCCGACCGAGAAGGAACAAGAAATGAAGGTTTCAAAGGCTGTTAAAAAAATGCGGTTTTATGAGTCTACTTTGTTGTCTGCACTCAAG GCATATattcagaagttggttgcaCTACAACAGCAAAGTGTTTATAAGCGAGTGGCTGCTAATTGTTTATGTACTTTGCTTGCAGCAGTACCACATTTTAACTTTCGTGAGAGCTTGTTAGCTGCTGTTGTGAGCAATATAAGCTCTCAAGATGATGTTGTAAG AAAATTTAGCTGCTCAACTGTTAAATCACTTTTTATAAATGCGGGGAAACATGGCGGTGAGGTTACCGTGGAGGCTGTTAAATTGATTGCCGAACTTGTAAAAGCTCACAACTGCTTGCTACATCCTGATTCTATTGAA GTTTTTATGTCTCTGTCATTTGACGAGGATCTTGGAAAACCAGAAAAATCAGATGCTGATAGCAGATCCAAAGGCAAAAAATCTAGGAAAAGAAAGGGAGTTGACGAGTCAAATCAGATGCCCGATAATGAAAGGAAAAAGACCAGGAAGGAGACAATGTCAAAGACGAGGGAGGAG GTTAATGCAGACTTCAAAGCTGCTTCATTTGCTCAAGACCCACAAGAGAAAAGAAGGATGCAATCAGAGACACTATCAGCTTTATTTCAAACATTCTTCCGCATCTTAAAGCATTCTGTGCGGCCAGT AACAGAGGCTACTTTGGTGCCTGGTGGATTTGGGAGCCATCCCTTGCTTGCTCCATGTTTGAATGGGATTGGAAAATTTTCTCATCTAATCGATTTGGATTTTATGTCCgatctcatgaattttctgcgAAAACTTGCTGGAAATAGCAGCAAGATTGGAGATTCATCGAAGAATTCTTTTCAATTTTCGGTTTCTGAAAGGCTGCGCTGCTGCATTGTTGCTTTCAAAGTGATGAGGAACAATTTAGATGCTCTTAATGTTGATCTGCAAGACTTCTTTACCCAATTTTACAATTTGATGCTAGAGTACCGACCAGGAAG GGATGAGGGAGAAGTTCTTGCTGAAGCTCTAAAAATAATGCTGTGTGATGATAGACAACATGATATGCAAAGGGCCGCAGCCTTCATTAAGCGCTTGGCTACGTTTTCTTTGTGCTTTGGATCAGCTGAGTCTATGGCTG CTTTGGTTACTATAAAACTTCTTCTTCAAAAAAATGTCAAATGCCGTAATTTGTTGGAAAATGATGCTGGAGGTGGTTCTGTTGCTGGTGCAATAGCT AAATATCAACCTCATGCAACAGACCCCAACCGTAGTGGTGCTCTTGCTTCAGTTCTTTGGGAACTGAACCTTCTTACAAAACATTACCATCCAGCAGTTGCAACAATGTCTTCGAATATCTCAAATATGAGCTCTTCAAATAACCTGGTCTATCATCACGTCTCTCCCCAACAAGCTTATGCTGAATTATCACTTGAAAACAAATCCATCATGCCCTCTGGTGATACAAAACGAGTTAACAATAAGAAACGGAAGGCAATCGATCACATCCCTGTTAAATCTGCATTTGACCATGACCTGATGGATCCAATTGCCGAGAATGAGGTGAGGAAGAAGCTTTCGGAGCACTTTTTGCTGCTTCGTGACATTGAAGAGAGCGAAAGACTGAAGTCTGAGTTGGACCAAACAACACTCTGTTTGAATCTATATGAAAGTTATAAAAAGCAGAAGAGGAAAGCGAGGTCACGTGCGAGGTAA
- the LOC140892789 gene encoding uncharacterized protein yields the protein MAADVSSLVRVINGGDSKESTSAGKSTAPITRDLLGGCCTPDSKELDLDLQVPCGWEKRLDLKSGKVYLQRCNSLNSSSSTSENKPQISSKALTKFQDLNFPPTSKQTLNLFDESTLELKLVSSASTSPSSSSICTLDKVKSALERAEKETVIRKRSVSMSMSMSMSKSCSPRSNSSSSIQDRDFDHEERFSGSFAAGCPSCLLYVLISKSNPRCPRCNSEVPVPVAVKKPRIDLNMCI from the exons ATGGCCGCTGATGTCAGCTCTCTGGTCAGAGTGATCAACGGCGGCGATTCCAAGGAGTCAACATCGGCGGGGAAATCGACGGCCCCGATCACCCGGGACTTACTCGGTGGGTGCTGCACACCGGATTCCAAGGAGTTGGACCTCGATTTACAAGTGCCCTGTGGCTGGGAGAAACGCCTCGATTTGAAG TCGGGCAAGGTGTATCTTCAAAGGTGCAATTCTTTAAACTCTTCCTCTTCAACTTCAGAAAACAAGCCCCAAATTAGCAGCAAAGCTCTCACCAAGTTTCAAGACCTCAACTTCCCTCCGACGTCGAAACAGACATTGAACCTCTTCGACGAATCGACCTTAGAGTTGAAGCTTGTTTCGTCGGCATCCACATCTCCTTCGTCTTCGAGCATATGCACTCTCGACAAGGTGAAGTCAGCACTCGAGAGGGCAGAGAAAGAGACCGTGATCAGGAAGCGTTCGGTGTCGATGTCTATGTCTATGTCGATGTCTAAATCTTGTTCTCCGCGGTCGAACTCTTCGTCCTCGATCCAAGACCGAGATTTCGATCACGAGGAGAGGTTTTCGGGGTCGTTCGCCGCGGGGTGCCCGAGTTGTCTTCTTTATGTGTTGATCTCGAAGAGTAATCCCAGGTGCCCTCGATGCAACAGTGAAGTGCCAGTGCCTGTGGCAGTCAAGAAACCTCGTATCGATCTGAATATGTGTATTTGA
- the LOC140892714 gene encoding auxin-responsive protein SAUR71-like, whose translation MKKLLRKLTRVADSSHYSPLRAESLRRRGGGGVPEGHFPVYVGEEMERFVVSADFLNHPIFVRLLNKSAQEYGYEQKGVLRIPCHVFLFERVLEILRAGGEATDLPELLNLIPDEL comes from the coding sequence ATGAAGAAACTGCTGCGAAAGTTGACCAGAGTCGCCGATTCGTCTCACTACTCTCCGCTTCGGGCGGAGTCTTTGAGGCGGCGGGGCGGAGGCGGCGTTCCGGAGGGGCATTTCCCGGTGTACGTCGGAGAAGAGATGGAGAGGTTCGTGGTGAGCGCGGATTTCCTGAATCACCCGATATTCGTGAGGCTTCTCAACAAATCGGCGCAGGAGTACGGTTACGAGCAGAAAGGAGTCCTCCGGATCCCCTGCCACGTGTTCCTCTTCGAGCGCGTGCTCGAGATTCTCCGCGCCGGCGGAGAGGCGACGGACCTGCCGGAGCTCCTGAACCTGATTCCGGACGAATTGTGA